GAACACATCAATTGTGAAGAAAATACCACACTTTACTAGTAGAGATGACgttattgattttgttttatatGAGAGCCTATGTTTCTTTAGGATGTCCTTTATGAAGATTTATGTAATTAGTCGTTCGTCTCCGGATCTTGGCATTACGTCCCCCTAGAGTAGGATGAATCTTATGAATAATATCAGAATAAGTGGTCAGAGCCGATGGCTTTATCCATGcagtttttttaaaaagaatttcaaattcaacaaaaaaaggatGAACAACATTTTAAGAAAAGTTCAAGTTGAGATAAAAATCTCAACTTATATTAtatcttctattaataaagcTAGAAGGAGATTAGAATAGTTAAAATTTTGAAGTGCCAAAATTACCTTTGGTTATGAAGATCCACTTATTCTTTAATTAAGGTTGAATGGATAAGACGATAAGTAGTAATTGAACAAACAAAAGTCAAACTTTGTTATCGGGTAGACTAAAAACCAACAAGCTAGGGTTATGAGTCACTGCCTTCTCTTTCTCGGTTTCGCCGTTGCCTTCTTCTTTGGTGGCGGGGGCTCTTGGGCGTTTTTCGTCAAGGCCTTTGGTTATGGCTGTGTTGAGGTTGTACCATGGTTGCTCCCGTGGCGGTGGTTGGTAGTCCTTTCGACAAGAATGGGCTTTAGGACTTATGGCTAGGGTTTCTTCCCGTTGATGATAGTGGGCCTAAGCTCAAGCCCATGCCCAAGAAGGTGAATGAGGAGACCGTATCTAGTAAGGACATTCTTGATGGGTGTGTGCCTTCTGCTTGATTGGTTTTTCCTAGAGGTTGAATAAGTTAGCTATGCTAACATTTCTATTTCGGTTCTTGGTGCCTATACCCAGATATTCAGCATACGAGTGTTCAAAGATCTAGTTGCtagatttttatttattctgcatatttaaatatgccGTAGAATGTGTTTATGTTGTATCGTACTTTACCCGGTTCTAATATATGACTTTTGtccattttctaaaaaaaacaaacaaaagtaaaaaattCAACCCCGTGAGAGAGAAAAATTGGCAAAATTATCTCAGGCAATGGGAGAAAGCCGAGCATATAACCACGTGCCCAActtagtctctctctctctctccccgaaggAACACAGCAGCCACAAATCTTCCATCCTTGTTATTCAGGAAGCCGAGCATCCAGTCGAGTTCAGCACGAGCAAACTGCTTTATTCCTTGAGGTATCAAGGCTCCGACCAACCATCTTATCCTCTTCTTGGTATGACTACTTTATTCCTTGATAACCTTAGTTCAATTAGTAGACTAAAATTTCCTGTATTTCCTACTAAATATGGCATAATATCTTATGTTCATCGGCTCCATCCTCATAAAAAAAGTATGTTAATGTATATTTGCTGCAGTTGGATTGGCACTACTCAGTTGACAATGAGGGCAGTGATGCTACAAAACAATCTGAGGCACTATAATCCTACATTTTCCTGCTGCCGGAAACCTTCCTATCAATTTAGACAGAAGCCTCTCAAGGGTTATGACATTACTGTGAATAGAAGAGTAGGAGCATTAGCAGCATTAAGTCTGGTACTGTTAGCAAAAGATTCAATTTCTACTAAACTTGCGTATGGGTTTGACTTTCAACTGGTCGCACCTGATCAGACAATTGAAGAGGCAGAGAGTGGAATCATAGGACATGCACAAGCTTTACTACAAGTGAAACACCTGATAGAGTCAGAGTCATGGGGACAGCTACAAACAGCTGTGCGGAAGGGCTCGCCATTGTTGAAGCAGGACATTTATACCATTATTCAACAGAAACCTGGAAATGAGAGGCCCCTATTGAGGAAACTTTATTCCAATCTCTTCAACTATGTTACGAGAGTAAGTTTTCTCCCAATATATTGATTCTATTAATAAAAGAAATGTTTCTTTCAGAACATGGATAACATATCTGGTCTTAAGCATTACTTGTATGTCGGATTGTTGTTGCTTACTGTTTCTGATGTTTTCTGGTATGGCATTTTGACTTGTTCTTTGATGTCTTGTACTTGATGGTATGGATAATGGCCATTACATTAatgctttttttattttttttgtcaaagaGGTTTTGTAACTAATATGGTTCGGTGTTGATTGTTTTCAATGGATTATGATTACGTCATATTGTTTCTTCTTTGATTTCATTGTTATTGAAACAAAATTTTCCAGTTACTGTAAACAATATCACTGTCAATTACTTGACCAATTTGATGTGTATTGCAGCTTGATTATGCAGCAAGGGACAGAGATGCATCACGTATTAGGGAATGCTATGAGAACATGGTGCTGGTTCTTAATGAAGTTATATCTAGACTATAGGTATCAAGCAATTGTTTTATTCCTTTGTTTTTCCCCTTTACTGTGAGTTTTTTCCCCTTTACTGCGATATTTAGGCATCAAAAGATGGCATGTATGTTATATAGCATGTTGCAGGGTCGTCCAATGGCCCTTCTGTTACATCCAGAGTGCTGATTTTAACAAAGCATCTTAAAGGAGAAATAGTCTCACATGAAAA
This genomic interval from Argentina anserina chromosome 1, drPotAnse1.1, whole genome shotgun sequence contains the following:
- the LOC126797397 gene encoding psbQ-like protein 3, chloroplastic; the protein is MRAVMLQNNLRHYNPTFSCCRKPSYQFRQKPLKGYDITVNRRVGALAALSLTIEEAESGIIGHAQALLQVKHLIESESWGQLQTAVRKGSPLLKQDIYTIIQQKPGNERPLLRKLYSNLFNYVTRLDYAARDRDASRIRECYENMVLVLNEVISRL